The Aerosakkonema funiforme FACHB-1375 region ACGCAGCGAATCTCAGTTTAGGGTCAATTCATGAATTGACCCGACATTGAGATGCTTTGTGTAAGTCCTCAGAAAAAAGCATACTAGATAAAATTCTCTCTTATGAGGGAGGTTCCCGGAACTCCTGGGTTACTAATATATACTGATAGGCAAAACCGATAATAAAATTCCCGTGATTTTACTTTTGCTATGAAAACGCGCAATCGAGAAAGTGACCCACGCCCAGTAACCGCAGAACCCCAGCGTCGCGGTAGCATTTTAAACAGCTTTTTGGCTGGTGTGGCGACTGTGCTGGCGCTTTTGGCGCTGGGTGCGGGCGGCTTTTTGCTTTATCGATCGATGCAAGAGGGGCGGGTGAGTAACCCTTTTAATCCACAAACTAACACAGGCACGACTGCAATTACTCCATCCGCTGAAACGGCGGCTTCCCCATCTCCGTCTGCTAGCGTCGAAGTACCAAAAAATCCTTATGTGCAGCTTGCTTTAGAAAATAAAGCGCAAGTAGAGTTACTCTCAGTGACGCGAGTTCCGGGAAAGCCTGACGAAGTAAATGTGCAGCTGCGCGTTCATCGGCTGGCAAAGGGCTTTGTAGGCAGTGAAACTATTAATGTTGGCGCTACAAGTGCCCGCAATCCTATCACTGGTGAAACTTACCAAGCAGTCGATTCTGTGAAGCGATCGTCCGGGCCTATTTTTCTGTTTAATATGTCCAAAGAACAACCTGTTGATGGCTATGTCGCCTTAAAAGTGCCACAAGGTATCAACACAATTGATATTTTAGTCAAAAACACAGGTGCATTTAGAAATGTGCTGATTTCCGATATTAATTCAATCACTGGTGAGTCAAGATTGCCAGCACCGCAAATAACTGCCACTCCAAACGCGACTGTAACTGACAAGATCGACAATTCCTCAGTCAGTTCATCTCCTCAAACACCAGCACCGCAAATAACTATCGTTCCCAGTACAACTGCAAGCAATGGTATTAACAATTCATCAGTTAATCCATCTCCTAAAACGCCTGCACCGCAAGTCGCAGCTACAGTTCCCAGCACTGCTGCTCTTACTCTTCCAGTGACTGTAGAATTTCAATCTGGGGCGTTTCAACAATTAGCATTCGGTACAAAGGCGCAAGTAGAATTGCTTTCGGCTAAGCGAATTGCCGATCCGCAAACTGGTAATCGGGATGTGGTAAATGTGCAGATGCGAATTCGCCGTCTCGCAGATAAAGTAGCGGCAAATAATCTCATACCTGTGGGCGAAACAACTGCCCGCAATACTGTTACCAGCGAAACTTATAAAGCGGTTAATCCCCGCCAAAATGCAACTGGCACTATCTCTTTATCTGAAATTCGCCCAGGTGCGTCGGTAGATGCTTATGTCTGGTTAAAAGTGCCACCGAATGCGAACACTCTGGATATCTTTATTCCAGAGACTGGCGCAATTAAGAATGTGCCGATTTCTAATTAGAGCGTTTTTGGCAGATCGCTTGGGAGTAGTATGGGTGCGATCGGTCAAAATAGCGATTGATTGAACTCATATCTTTTTTTAGGGTGCGCTAACGCCGTTTAACGCACCCTATCTGCTTATTGTGCGTTACAGCTGTATCTAACGCACCTGATAAAATTAAATCTAAAAAAATTCTGTAGTTAAAGCTACACTTTTTCATAATTAAGGTGTATTCTAGACTAAGTACAAATTCTTAGCAGACCTAACAGACTGGATTTTGCTAAAGCTTTAAGCTTGACACCAGAACTGTGGGAGTTTTTTTGGCTCATGAGTACATCTCTGAGTCGCAGGTTTTTTATTGGCAATTTTTTGGAAAACAGTTGTCTACTTGTTCAACAAATTTATGAGAGGTTATTTACCCAGAGGAGCAATTGGCTCTAGTTACCTGCCAAAACTCGATCGCAGAAAAAATAGATCTCGGTTCAGAAATCGCAGTAGTTCAGCCTTTGGGGTAGGACTTCCTTGGCAACAGATTCTGTTTTCCTATATGGGCGGTTTTTTTGGTATTGCAGCATTGGCTTACTTATCTGTAGCCACTCATTACCCTTTAATTATGGCTCCTTTAGGTGCTACCAGCGTACTCGCTTTTGCAGTACCCGATAGTCCTTTAGCGCAACCGCGCAATATTATCGGCGGCAATTGTTTAGCTGCCTTAGTCAGCTTAGTTTGTTTGCATCTTTTGGGAACGGAACCTTGGGTAATGGCAGTTGCAGTAGGTACTGCGATTGGTTTGATGCAATTGACTGGAACTGTGCATCCGCCTGCGGGGGCTGTTGCTTTAGTTGCAATTATGACTCATGCGGAGTGGGAATTTCTGTTTACGCCTGTACTTGCGGGTTCGATCGTTTTGGTGCTTTGCAGTGTGTTTTTCAATAATCTTGTGGCAGGGAAAACTTATCCCAAACAATGGTTTTAATTGCGCGGCTGCTATATGAGGATGCGTTCGACTCCTGCATAGACGTTAAAGCGTTCGCCGCGCAAAAAGCCGATTAAAGTTATCCCGAATTCTTCTGCTAGCGCTACGGCTAAGCTGCTGGGTGCGGAAACTGCACAGACAATTGGCACTCCAGCGGCAAGGCATTTTTGCAAGATTTCAAAGCTCGATCGCCCGCTGACCGTGACAATGTTATTCTGTAATGGCAGATAGTCACCGAGTAAAGCCGTTCCTATTAGTTTGTCGAGTGCGTTGTGACGCCCGACATCTTCGCGCACAGTCAATAATTCGCCTTCGATGTTGAATAATCCGGCGGCGTGCAATCCACCTGTAGCGGCAAAGATTCCTTGGGAGGCGCGAAGTTTTTCGGGGAGGCTGTAAAGGATTTCTGGTGTTACTTTTTGTTTGGTTGTGATGGTGGAGAAATTGCGCGATCGCAATCCTTCTAAACTAGCTTTTCCGCAAACTCCACAGGCGCTTGTCGTATAAAAATGTCGCTCTAAACTTGTCAAATTCGGCAATTCGTCGGCGGCAAGTTCCACGTTGACAATATTATAGCGATTTTCGATATCTATTTGGCGATCGACACAATGAGTAATGCGACGAATATCTTCGCGTTTGTGAATAACTCCCTCGCTGTAGAGAAAACCAGTAGCTAATTCAAAATCATTACCTGGGGTTCGCATCGTGACAGCTACAGTCCGGCGAACTCCATTAGCAACCAAACGAATTTCTAACGGTTCTTCTGTGGCAAGATAATCTGAATGAGAACGGATTTTGCCCTTTTCCACTACCCAGACTTTGGCTTTGATTTTGCTGCTAGGAGTTGTCCCCATCAACCGCTTCCTTCATAATTAGAGAAAAATTTCTCTAATTCACGACGACAGTCTTGGATAGCATCATCTGAAAAGGAGTAACTATTCATGCCTGAGACTCAGATATTTGGTTAATTTTCTCCCGCAGTCTAGCAAAAACAACTTCACCATCGGTTAGTTGTCCCTTAGCGATTTGTTCAGTTCCGCTAGCGATTTTATGACGGAGTTCTTCAATCTGCTTTTCACCCAATTGGCGATGATGTTCTTCTAACAGTCGTAGTGCTTCACCTATCACCTCATCGGCAGACGAGTAATTCCCTGTCTGAAGTTGCGATTGAATAAACTTTTCCTGTTGTGTAGTGAGCGATATATTCATAACACTCAAAGGTACTGATTTGCGATCGCAGATTGCTTTATTGGAAAATAATCTGCATTTTTTATAGATTATACACCTTTATTTCAAGTTTCTACTGAAAATTGCTCTGGATCGATTCCCCAATTTACCCAGCGAATTGCCTCGCGGGCCGATCGCATTTCTGGCGGTACGCGCAAGGCGTGTATGAATCCGGTGCTGGGACAAGTCATTTTTAATAAAAAAATCGGCTCAATATCAACATCATTATCTATTTTTAATAGCGTATATTCTCGGTAAAAATCCAATTCTTCAAGTTGTAATTCTTGGCAAATCCGGGCATACCCAATTCCTTGAATTAAAACTCGTCTAATTTCTGCATTTTTCTCTGACAAAAGCCATTTTGCTTGCCACTGATGCGGGTGCAGTTGGCCGTATTTTTCCGGTAATGTGACGCCGTGATAGGAGTACAAACGGAATCCGTCAGCAAATGCGATCGCAGGAGATCCTTCTGCATGGAGGCGATCTTCTGCATCGAGGGAAAATTGGATAGGGCGATCGCACACAATACAAACTTTCTCTAACGGAAAAATCCAGCCGCAATGCTCGAAAATATCCTTTACACACTGCAACACTTTTTGAGATTTCTGTTCTAACACTAAATTTAAGGCAGAAATACAGTATTCCGTAAAGCCGATCAGTTCAACTAAGTCTTCCGGAGTAATGTAATCGCATTTATCTACTAATTCATAGGGCAAATTTTGAGTGATTTCTCGCTTGATATTTTCTCCTGGTAAAAATACGCTTTGTAACTCTAAAAATATCTTTAATTTCCGGCTTATAGGTAAGGCGATCGCTTCAGATAGCTGCTCTCTTAGTATTAGATCTTTTTCCCGTAGATAGCGCTCTATTAACAAAACCACAGCCTGGTAAGGACTCTGGCAAAAAATTAGATTTGGTTCTCCTAAACCAAACACTGCATAAACAGATTTTACCGCTGCTGTTGCTTTTTGTTTATCTATAGGTTTAAGATAAAGATTGCGCCAACGCTCCCGAAGCGAAAGCAACACATTATTTTCTGCAATTAAATTATTGCCCATCTCCAAATATTGCAAATTTGTGAGAAATTTAAGCGGACTTATATCGCTGATTTGATTGCTGTAAAAATCCAAATCAGTTAGATTGGTGAGAGATGAGAGCGGACGGATATCGCCGATTTGATTATTCGCTAAAGTCAGTTCAATTAGATTGGTGAGGGATGAGATAAAATTAATATCACTGATGCGGTTGTTGTCAAGATACAATTTAGTTATATTGCTGAAACATGAAAGCAAACTTACATCGCTGATTTGATTATTGCGAAGATTCAGTAAATTTAGATTGGTGAGAGATAAAAGCGGACTGATGTCGCTGATTTGATTGTCGCCGATATAGAGTTCTTTGAGATTGGTGAGAGAGGAAAGGGGAGTAATATCGCTGATTTGATTGTAGTGAAGATTGAGTACAGTTAAATTGGTGAAACATGAAAGCGGACTGATATCGATGATTTGATTGCCATCGAGATCCAGTTCGGTGCAGTTAGAAAGTATTTCTTCTGCTTTATTGCCATCAGATGTTCCAGCTTTTGCCAATAGCACTTCAACTGTATGCTTTGACTCTTTTGACAGGTCATTAAAGTGCAAGCACCAGTCAGCAAATGTATGAAAGTTTGAAGTATTGTTTTCGTTTTGTGCCGACATAATTTATCTCAATTTTCAACTACCCAACTTTGACCGGATTCTAAAGGTTCTCCGGGGAAAAAAGTCGCGTCCAGAACTTGTTCTATAGAGTAAAGACACTCAGCCGGAAAATCTTTGTCTGAGAGGGATGTCTCGCGTGCAGCCAAGTCGATTCCAGCTTGGTAAGCTTTTTTCAAAGCTTCCGGAAGATAAGGTTTCAAGCTGGGATTTTCATTTAATAGGTAGTGAATTTCGCGGCGTTGTTCGCGCAATGTGAAAAACCAGCTTTTAGAGCGTTTGTGTGGCTGAAATTGCCATTTGAGCAAATGACCCAGTAGAATTCCCAAACGATTTCTTAATTCCTGACGAACTTGCTTACCCAAAGATTCTATTTCCTCAACTAAATTGACGATATCTAAACCATCCCATACTCCTGCTTGCAGCATTTTCGCTTGTTCTTGCGTCCAAGCATAGAAATCGGTTTCATAGAGATTATCGGTTGTTGGTGAAGATGCGATCGCTTTTGTATCCATAATTAAATTCCACTTAATAGAGGCGAGAGTAATTCCCATTTACTCAACTGTACCGCGCAGTTTTTCGGTTCGCAACAACTCATCTACCCAAACGGCATCTTCCGGTTTTAGTTGCGGTACAGGTTGGATATCGTAATCTATTGCCATGTCAAATGATGCTTCGTCGTAAATATTGTTTAATAAGCTTTGCAACTCTACCAATGGTTCGCTTTCGCCTGACTCCAACGGTAAATGAAAATAGGGAATTGCATCCCGCAAGTTAAAAGCATACAAACTTGCTGTGGGACGACGATTAGCTCGACTAATTAATATGCGATAATCTGATTGAATCTTTTCGATTATCCGCATTGGTTTTCCGCTTCTGAGTAAGTCGATTTCTACCAAATTCTTAAAACTTGCCAAAACTTGCTGTCGTTTGCTTTCGTAAGCTTTCCTTCCTTCTTTGGAACGCTTATTTTTAGGAGAAAGGATTTCCACAACGGTAACAACTGTACCCGTTTTTCCTTCTTTAATTGCTAAATAGCTTTCTCTGACTTCTTCCGGTAGTGGTATAGTGACAGAAGTTGCTTCTGTTTGAGTAGCAAGCGCAACATTC contains the following coding sequences:
- a CDS encoding HPP family protein; the encoded protein is MRGYLPRGAIGSSYLPKLDRRKNRSRFRNRSSSAFGVGLPWQQILFSYMGGFFGIAALAYLSVATHYPLIMAPLGATSVLAFAVPDSPLAQPRNIIGGNCLAALVSLVCLHLLGTEPWVMAVAVGTAIGLMQLTGTVHPPAGAVALVAIMTHAEWEFLFTPVLAGSIVLVLCSVFFNNLVAGKTYPKQWF
- a CDS encoding type II toxin-antitoxin system ParD family antitoxin, translating into MNISLTTQQEKFIQSQLQTGNYSSADEVIGEALRLLEEHHRQLGEKQIEELRHKIASGTEQIAKGQLTDGEVVFARLREKINQISESQA
- a CDS encoding leucine-rich repeat domain-containing protein; the protein is MSAQNENNTSNFHTFADWCLHFNDLSKESKHTVEVLLAKAGTSDGNKAEEILSNCTELDLDGNQIIDISPLSCFTNLTVLNLHYNQISDITPLSSLTNLKELYIGDNQISDISPLLSLTNLNLLNLRNNQISDVSLLSCFSNITKLYLDNNRISDINFISSLTNLIELTLANNQIGDIRPLSSLTNLTDLDFYSNQISDISPLKFLTNLQYLEMGNNLIAENNVLLSLRERWRNLYLKPIDKQKATAAVKSVYAVFGLGEPNLIFCQSPYQAVVLLIERYLREKDLILREQLSEAIALPISRKLKIFLELQSVFLPGENIKREITQNLPYELVDKCDYITPEDLVELIGFTEYCISALNLVLEQKSQKVLQCVKDIFEHCGWIFPLEKVCIVCDRPIQFSLDAEDRLHAEGSPAIAFADGFRLYSYHGVTLPEKYGQLHPHQWQAKWLLSEKNAEIRRVLIQGIGYARICQELQLEELDFYREYTLLKIDNDVDIEPIFLLKMTCPSTGFIHALRVPPEMRSAREAIRWVNWGIDPEQFSVET
- a CDS encoding DUF29 domain-containing protein, producing the protein MDTKAIASSPTTDNLYETDFYAWTQEQAKMLQAGVWDGLDIVNLVEEIESLGKQVRQELRNRLGILLGHLLKWQFQPHKRSKSWFFTLREQRREIHYLLNENPSLKPYLPEALKKAYQAGIDLAARETSLSDKDFPAECLYSIEQVLDATFFPGEPLESGQSWVVEN
- a CDS encoding DUF4058 family protein → MPSPFPGMNPYLENSELWSEVHHRLIVAIAIAIAPDLRPKYRVAIEKRTYLSDIEESVLVGIPDVAVYAKPSSIDRTRSNVALATQTEATSVTIPLPEEVRESYLAIKEGKTGTVVTVVEILSPKNKRSKEGRKAYESKRQQVLASFKNLVEIDLLRSGKPMRIIEKIQSDYRILISRANRRPTASLYAFNLRDAIPYFHLPLESGESEPLVELQSLLNNIYDEASFDMAIDYDIQPVPQLKPEDAVWVDELLRTEKLRGTVE
- the fdhD gene encoding formate dehydrogenase accessory sulfurtransferase FdhD, yielding MGTTPSSKIKAKVWVVEKGKIRSHSDYLATEEPLEIRLVANGVRRTVAVTMRTPGNDFELATGFLYSEGVIHKREDIRRITHCVDRQIDIENRYNIVNVELAADELPNLTSLERHFYTTSACGVCGKASLEGLRSRNFSTITTKQKVTPEILYSLPEKLRASQGIFAATGGLHAAGLFNIEGELLTVREDVGRHNALDKLIGTALLGDYLPLQNNIVTVSGRSSFEILQKCLAAGVPIVCAVSAPSSLAVALAEEFGITLIGFLRGERFNVYAGVERILI